Proteins encoded by one window of Salmonirosea aquatica:
- a CDS encoding class I SAM-dependent methyltransferase, translating into MKRLKDTITLYLGALRRIGFTMTLGLAQEDARQRLLSLYQVYAPMIPDEDFTPQDLYIIPKTDILELLDNDSAIYEGVNECGFGYTTEFELKVISNLVNHFKPKKIFEIGTFEGRTTLNMALNARKAEIVTLDLPSEELANTKMKIAVGEARYVKKQRSGERFLDHPVRSQITQVYGDSATFDFSPYHKSMDMVFIDGSHAYEYVLNDTRRAFDILAPGGIILWHDYTNWEGVRDALNELYQGDSRCHGIRHIGGTSIAILQV; encoded by the coding sequence ATGAAACGGCTCAAAGACACAATCACTCTATACTTAGGGGCACTTCGCCGGATCGGATTCACAATGACACTGGGGCTCGCCCAGGAAGATGCCCGCCAAAGGTTGCTCTCACTCTACCAGGTATACGCTCCGATGATACCCGATGAGGATTTTACCCCCCAAGACCTTTACATTATTCCTAAAACCGATATTCTGGAACTTCTGGACAATGACTCGGCTATTTATGAAGGGGTAAATGAATGTGGATTCGGATATACGACCGAATTTGAGCTGAAAGTAATCAGCAACCTGGTGAATCATTTCAAGCCGAAGAAAATTTTTGAAATTGGTACCTTCGAAGGGCGGACCACGTTGAATATGGCCCTGAATGCCAGGAAGGCTGAAATCGTTACGTTGGATCTTCCCAGTGAGGAGTTAGCAAACACCAAGATGAAAATTGCCGTGGGAGAAGCACGGTACGTAAAGAAACAACGCTCGGGTGAGCGTTTCCTGGACCACCCTGTACGCTCACAGATTACGCAGGTTTATGGTGATTCGGCCACCTTTGATTTTTCGCCCTATCACAAATCCATGGATATGGTCTTCATCGATGGTTCTCATGCGTACGAATACGTGTTAAACGACACCCGAAGGGCATTCGACATTCTTGCGCCCGGAGGCATCATTTTGTGGCATGACTACACCAATTGGGAGGGAGTACGTGATGCTCTGAATGAATTGTATCAGGGCGATTCCCGCTGTCACGGCATCCGGCATATTGGGGGCACTAGTATTGCCATTTTACAAGTGTAG
- the hemA gene encoding glutamyl-tRNA reductase codes for MYNQFKSVSISYRTAPLEIREQIALNEEEAKALMLRLKEFFEVSDVLVVSTCNRTEIYYTSSKNLNADLIMLLLVHKGLTDTEYYTPYFENYTGGDDAVRHLFEVATGLHSQVVGDMQIPNQIKQAYQWAADMNMAGPFLHRLMHTIFFANKRVAQETCFRDGAASISYAAVELVETLTLNPKILVVGLGEIGTDVCKNLTQKESVDITLINRTRAKAERLAQNRGYRVADFEDMEAELRRADVIISSLKLDQPFFTRTMVKSLGGLTYKYFIDLSVPRSVEPEVEQVAGMMLYNIDTIRARANAALARRLDAVPAVRTIIEESIAEFNDWSKEMIVSPTINKLKNALEQIRQEEMARFTKSLSEEEAIKMDRITSSMMQKIIKLPVLQLKAACKRGEAETLIDVLNDLFNLEKKTEVGS; via the coding sequence ATGTACAATCAGTTCAAGTCCGTAAGTATCTCATACCGAACCGCTCCTTTGGAAATCAGGGAGCAAATTGCACTAAACGAAGAAGAGGCCAAAGCTCTGATGCTGCGCCTGAAGGAGTTCTTCGAAGTGTCCGACGTACTGGTGGTATCCACCTGCAACCGAACCGAGATTTACTACACTTCCTCCAAGAACCTGAATGCTGATTTGATTATGCTGTTGCTCGTTCACAAAGGTCTGACGGACACAGAGTACTACACCCCCTACTTTGAGAATTATACTGGTGGCGATGATGCTGTCCGGCACCTGTTCGAAGTGGCCACGGGCTTGCACTCGCAAGTAGTGGGCGACATGCAGATTCCTAATCAGATCAAGCAGGCCTATCAGTGGGCGGCCGATATGAATATGGCGGGGCCCTTCCTGCACCGCCTGATGCATACCATATTTTTTGCCAACAAACGCGTGGCGCAGGAAACCTGCTTCCGTGATGGGGCGGCTTCGATATCCTATGCAGCGGTGGAACTGGTAGAAACTCTCACTCTGAATCCGAAAATACTGGTTGTGGGTCTGGGCGAAATCGGAACCGATGTGTGCAAAAATCTGACTCAGAAGGAAAGCGTAGACATTACGCTGATCAACCGTACCCGCGCCAAAGCCGAGCGACTGGCCCAAAACCGGGGATACCGCGTAGCCGACTTTGAGGATATGGAGGCGGAACTTCGACGCGCCGACGTGATTATTTCTTCGCTTAAACTCGATCAGCCTTTTTTCACCAGAACGATGGTGAAATCCCTGGGTGGACTTACCTACAAATACTTCATCGATCTTTCGGTGCCCCGTAGCGTGGAGCCGGAGGTAGAGCAGGTAGCTGGTATGATGCTGTACAATATCGACACGATCCGTGCCCGCGCCAACGCCGCACTGGCCCGTCGGCTCGATGCCGTTCCCGCGGTACGTACCATCATCGAGGAATCCATCGCCGAATTCAACGACTGGTCGAAGGAAATGATCGTTTCACCTACGATCAACAAACTCAAAAATGCCCTCGAACAAATTCGGCAAGAGGAAATGGCGCGCTTTACCAAATCTCTTTCCGAAGAAGAAGCCATTAAGATGGATCGCATCACGTCCAGCATGATGCAGAAGATCATCAAACTTCCTGTACTACAACTTAAAGCCGCCTGCAAGCGTGGTGAAGCCGAAACTCTCATCGACGTACTCAACGATCTTTTCAATTTGGAAAAGAAAACGGAGGTAGGTTCTTAA